The following nucleotide sequence is from Salvia miltiorrhiza cultivar Shanhuang (shh) chromosome 7, IMPLAD_Smil_shh, whole genome shotgun sequence.
ttgcgtgcatctgggagtcgcagaaagaaacaagtgcccgctaaacagatgcactattttcccttgacgccccgattgcagagattgtttgcatctcctgcaactgctgaacatatgcggtggcatgcgacctccacagacgatgggataatgcgccacccggccgactctccggcatggaaacatttgaattcagtctttcctggattcgccgatgagatcagaaatgtgagattgggcctctctacagatggttttgccccatttgcacaatcagggcgtcaatattcttcttggccagttattgtcacgccgtataacctgcctccgtggttgtgcatgaaagaacaattcatgttcctcacagtcctcgtgcctggcccatcaaacccaaagatgaagttaatcaattacttgtacacagtgttttgttggagcccactggcctgtccaaagcttgcacgtgcacatttaagatgtttgaaaacccaggcgggtacacatggaagttgacgcccccggcgatgaaggataaattttttgatgaattacaggtacaattaaatttataatacatataaatatatcatattaaattgttaaaatgtttgatattaaattaattctctttctttcaacagaaagagtttacgtggcagcccgatgatgagcatgacgtgaggatcatgtgggagacaaaagcccgcaaaaggtactccgacatgatgagcgactacaagacaactctcaagcagtgtatcagccaagggagagagatgtctaggcccgcctggatgactcccgatttctggactggactccgggattactggcatcagcccgaggttgaggctgtttcaaCTCGAGCtcgtgccaaccggatgtccgagcccgatggggagggtacagggatcagtaggcacgtgggcgggtcccagtcgactcgtatcctgcagcagtatatgttatgtaattaacaaataattaagtatataaattaaattaatatattgactaatataacttatttatcttatataaatgcatatacagagcttggatcctggtactccccaggatgcaccgaactatgccaccttcctccgcctccacacgtacgccgacggaagttatacgtcggagagagatgctagaattgacgtaagtgtttaagtttattcaaatatttagtgaatgtatttattttctaacaattatgcattgttatgtatgtattaggccgaggttcatcgactggccgctgccacaggacgacaggagcggctagacgaggtgtatttggaggtggtgcaaattgataggtcacggatctacggcgtcgggagtgccgggcagagtcaggctagtagggggtctatccgcagcacgggcacttctgcggtgtctcagcagctttatgagacacggatctccacgctggaggagcgattggcggcagagcaagcacaacgccaacagatagaggagcgcatggcggcagagcaagcagaacgccaacagatgcaggaccgcgtggctcaattggaggcgtttatgaggatgtataatgctccgccacctccacaccctgatgccgatgatgatgatgatgatgatgatgatgcttagacttatgtttatgttttcaaacaaaattacatttgcactttcttttcaaatttatgttttattgaactatatatttcaagtgctttaattattaaaactataaatgttttatatatttatggcaatgatgatgatgattgcatttaacataaacaaataaattcaaatcacattataataaccaaattaaaacacttttggtgtattaatgttaaaaaaaaaaaaaattaattaattaattaattaattaattattaaatattaattaaatattttaccgacgataaaaataaggaccgaaacgaactcgctcactaattaacaacatatttaaggtattatctccacatattcaaagattataattatatgagtgagtatatagcatttaaatgaattaatagatgtagatatatcaataatacgagtgttctgtactggtgatcactcgaaaagaatttcaaagttaagcgtgcttgacacatagcacaagcaagatgggtgacccactgggaagtcgggtcgccgactgggaagttcgtctaaagtatgcaataccgtataaatacggaaataaattgtggatatacaatatacaataaaataaataaataaataaataaataaataaataaataaaataaaaaaataaaataaaaaatattaccgtgggcaaaacgccgtcggtagttaccgacggcaatttcccctcggtaaatacccggccatCCTCCGGCGTGAACCACCGGCCGGCGGTAGAtttttaccgacggcgattcgccgccgctagttagcggcggtaatcgccgtcggtagttttccggcaaggtcagccggactccggtggctctctaccgacggcaagatagccctcggtaactagcggcggtgtctgccgccgctatttctccggctaggctccgccgtttaacggcgacaattccggcggcagcgccgccgttaactgccgacggcggatgttcgccgccgttattgtcgttgccgacgaaccgtttagcggcgggagattgccgccgttatcgccgccggtaacactatttaccggcggccgtctttttttaccgacggcatttagccgtcggtaatcagcgctttttttgtagtgagagTCCTATTAGGGTCTGACCAAAATCAAAGACCTAATGGAACAAAGCATACCTGAAGAGAACAGAACAGAGCATATCCAAACAAGACATAACTTGCCCACAAATATCGtgtaacttaggttgattttgAAATTAGGATAATAACTtgcggacttgtaaaaataggatactaattaataaatattgcaCTCGCAGGACATTTCTCGGTCAATTATCAAATTTTCGGACTTTCCCGCAtggaccaagcacatgacatTCTATCTAGAGCTGTAAAAAAGACATGTTTGCCACACAATCAACCCCTCCGTGCGGGTTGCCATGTGCTTGGTCCGTGCAAAAAAGTcttaaaattcaataattggCTCATAAATGTCCTGCTGGTGTAacgcttattaattaatgtcctatttttacaagtctgaaagttattgtcctaatttccaaatcagcctaaattattgtcctaaaaaatcctctgaCTCCACAAATATCCATTAAATTACTAATAAACTCCTAATTAATTTCACTCAACTTTCTTAATATTACTCAAGgactaattataattaaaaatgggGGCCAAAAACACGTGACATTTTTAATAACATTGTAACACTTATAAGACCTATGTAAAGGAGAAGACAAAATGAATTAAAGGAGATTTTTTACATAATTAGGAAAACACACATGCACAAGGGCTGCAGAAAGCACAATGGCTAAGAAAAGGCACATGACTGTCAAAAGCATATCATCTTCTTCGTTTATCCGGCGCTCCTTTGCCGGAACTATTTCTCACGAGATTTATTGTAGGGGTTTGACCCaccccaatatatatatagggaagaacatttcttaagatataaaataagaatcattttcaacccttatatcatcaagatctacgattgattcgtaggatttatggtcctgagttcgaatccctaAGGTAgcagaaatttattttttacaattcatacctttatacaactaATTCATActtattctacataaaattcatacattaaaaattattttttcgatattcatacctttatacagtttattcatgcgtgttatacataaaattcatgcatttttgctggttcgtaattcttaaaataagggtggtttattgaataaccgccccctatatatatatatatatatatatatatatatatatatataggggcggattaaaataaatataaaatatgaaccatttttAAGCCTTtaaattatcaagatctacggttgattcatcagctTGTTGGAAGCCATtaaattatcaagatctacggttgatttatcaccttgttggattaaTTCATGGTCATGCATTCGATCTCATAggtagcgaaaattttatttttcacaattcatatatttacacaaTTAATGAATTCATACCtgttttacataaaattcatacattttagcggattgtatttatattttaaaagctATTTTTATACTAGTCtctccttatatatatacatatatatatatataggggatctCATTAAacactcccctatatatattatCTTTGGATAACATTATTCGTCAGTAGTCGTCTCTATGtctatttaaataacataaagaTAATGCATACTACTCCATTAATATAAGTGTTAATAGGGAAAAATGCCCCAttcttataaaaacttgtaaaattgcccacttttgtttatgaaagtgggcaattttacaagtttttataaggatgtgggcatttttgcaaatgtccCTTAATATAATATAGCTAGCATCAGTTATGATGATATTAGAAAcgaaaaaaaacatatataacttCATTTTTCCGAAAACAAAATATGCAAATTCCTATAAGCCAAAACAATAGAAAGTAAAGTCTATGTGTTACTATAAAAATGCAAACACTTATGCGAATTGCACATCTGATCATTTTCCCCTTAAAGTTGTCAATTTATAAAGCCTAATCAACATAGGCAATTTGCGAATTTGGTTATAATATGCGACTTATCAACTTTTAAATATACAGATAACATGTCTTAATTGACTAGAATTTCTCAAATTAACTAAACTTCAAATGTGACCTTACAAAATAAACCTTATCATATATTATCATGATAACTTTTTTAAGACAATAACTAAAAGCTAGAGCAAATTTCTAAAGAAATTAAGAGATTCCAATGATCACATAAAACAACTAATTAGCAACATATTTCTCACAAGCCACAAAGATCACCATCAGTCAAGAAAAAAATGAGACCAAATAATTATGTGAGGGTAGTAGGGCATAGTATATATGCATACACATATTAGTGCCTGCATTTCAAATAATCACAAAGCCGGTTTTAAGGGATATGCTCTAAATGGACCCGGTTGTGTTATTAAGGATTGGACAATTTATCTGTTTGGGATGATAAGTGGTGGAACTAGTATTCTTGAAGTCAAATTTCTCAAATTCGAATCTCATTAGTGTCTTTTAAGTCGAACTTGTCACATAATGTTTCGAATATAATTTATCTCTCATGTATAATTTACTGTACAAGTTATTATGCATAAACGAAAgtttactcgaactttgaattACCTACGTcataaaaaaaaggagaaagatAGGATAGCGCGAGGCAAAGTTTAGTGAACATATTTCAATTCAGTAGAACGTTCTCTTTCGGTAGTTCCAGATTGGTTATGGACACATATGCATGGGTGGTAACAAATTATAACAAATACCAATATCGAAACATGGCATTAAGTAAGAACATAAATTTGTACccccttcgtcccacgaatcttgacatgttttcctttttgggccgtcccacgaatcttgacacgtttcattttttgataataattattacattctctctcctactttatcacctttattatattctctctcctactttatcacttttattatcttctctctcctactttatcaattttatactttattaattacacacttaaaacactaatctacaattccttaattcccgtgtcgaacccaaacgtgtcaagactcgcgggacggagggagtactattataAGTTTTGAAACACTTCTTTTATATACTAGATTGATTGAGGAATCCATTGCTTATCagcataattataaattaaacaCTTCTTTTACATACAACATAAGATGCATCAACTTTGTCATACATAGTAACATTTTTGgtagcacgaattttaataattattaggtgagtgtgttgtgagtgaagaGATAGTCTCACTTTGTTGTGAGTTGAGTGGTGGGCCATGAGTGATTTAATTTTTCGTGAACAAGTTGAGAAttaaaatagaaacaaaaaaaataagtgaTTTATGATGGGGTAGTATCCAAAGTGAAAAGTAAATGGTTTTATAAGAGGTaccaaaataacaaataattgGCTATGATAtaaaacaaatatttttatatacagTCAGCTGGGCATAACTACAAAATCTATTATTATGAGAAGCGgctttctaatttcatttttatgaaAAGGTAATTTGCAAAATGAACCTTATATAGGCTAGTAAACTCTTATGGGACAAGCTAGATCTATAACATTATGGTAGGATTCATATTTAAGTTTTTCAGGAAATGAACTTATGTCACCCTGTGAATTATTATCACTTTTTTCCTTTACCGTCGTCGAAGGAAATTGTGATGGGCAATTAGTCAAATGCTTTCTTGTACATACATTTCTTCAACTATGAAACTCTTCTATcattatatatacttttttaggGGGGGATATTTTATCAGCTATTGGGCCTAAGAGAATTAATAAAgcaaacaagaacatagaaattaaattaaattaaattaaattaaattaaatagccTCGTGAAAGTTAGTGGGGgaagaaaataaaaggaaaagaataacataaaacactacaacaaaaaaCATATATTGAGACACTTATTTAGaagcattttttattaagtgtctctaaattattttttgaggCAATTGTTAAATAGTAATTATATATAGGGACATATAATATTTCAATTtccctaattaattaaaatctttttggagGACGTGCCTATTTTGATGGATTTTCTTCCTCCCTTAACCCAATTTTACTCAAACACTTCCAATTTTCCTATCATTCATTCTTCTCTTTCGTGAATTCACTCAAACTCTTCTCAATTTCGATACTCCCAGTTCCGGCAAGGGATCGTTTCCCCGTCCTTCTCCCTGTATCAGCcgtctcactctctctctctctctctcgttctcacTTTATCTTCCaaattttccttttaattttctGATTTGGGTTGAATGCTCACGCACAAGGTCGAGACCTAGCTCTTACTCTCAGAGAGTCGCGCCGCCGCTGCCGAGACAAGTTCCGGTGAACGGTTGCTACTCCCTTCTCCTCCGGCGACTTTGGGCCCACGCTCTTGCCTCTCTGTTTTCTCTCGTTTCAGTATGTGC
It contains:
- the LOC130995300 gene encoding uncharacterized protein LOC130995300, whose product is MHIQSLDPGTPQDAPNYATFLRLHTYADGSYTSERDARIDAEVHRLAAATGRQERLDEVYLEVVQIDRSRIYGVGSAGQSQASRGSIRSTGTSAVSQQLYETRISTLEERLAAEQAQRQQIEERMAAEQAERQQMQDRVAQLEAFMRMYNAPPPPHPDADDDDDDDDDA